CGTTGAATTCGGCCAGAGCCCGACGACCAAAGCTCTTGCCCTGATGGATGACGATCCCCGCGGCCACGCGGAATGGCACAATAATTTGGAACAGGCTCCCACAGTGACCCCCGGCGACCGCATTTTGATGGAATGGAATGAGATGTTCAGCATCGGAGAAAGCGGCATGCACATAGCGAATTACCCTCAGCTTCCACCGGGAAACTATTTGTTCCGCGTCAGGGAAGTAAATCTAATGGAACTGCCGACCGGCGTGGAAACCTCCTTGGCCATCATCGTGCCAGTTCCCTATTGGAAGACGACGTGGTTTTGGATTATCGCCTTTCTCGCAATCATAACTCTGATCATGGGAGCCTGGCGCTACTTCATTCTGATCGGAACGCAACGCGATATGCTGCGTCTCGAAAAGCAGCGTTTGCTCGAGCATGAACGTGTAAGAATAGCTCGCGATATTCATGATGACCTCGGCGCTCGTGTCACAAAGATATCGCTGGTGAGCGCATTGGCGCGCGATAATTCGGACGACGCCAAACGAGTGCGGGGTGACCTGGAGCAGATCACTCAGATGTCGCGTGACTTAATTACCGCGCTCTACGAAACGGTGTGGGCGGTGGATCCCGATAATGATAACCTGAAGGAATTAGGAAATTATATTTTCCAAATGGTGAACGATATGTGCGAGGGCGCGGAATTCTGCTGCCGTTTTCACATCGGAGATTTGTCTCGGGAAATCGGCGTTTCAAGCCAGGTGCGTCATAACCTCTGCATGGCTGTCAAGGAAGCAGTGAATAATGTGATCAAGCATGCGCAGGCGACGGAAGTCACGGTCCGCATTTCCTACAAGGACACAAGATTGACGGTTTCGGTTCAAGATAACGGGCGGGGTTTTGATGTTGCCAGCACAGTCTCGGGTCACGGCTTGCAAAATATCAAAGGCCGGCTGGGTGAAATCACCGGGGACTCGCGGATTGAAAGCCAGCCCGGTCAAGGCACGACGATCTGGATATATGTCGAAGTCGCACAATGCCAATGGTCGTCATGATAGACAGTTTTATGCGATTATAATTCAAAGTGACCATCAACCATTTATTATTACGGCAATGAAAAAACAAATCGCCGTCGTTGAAGACGACTGGGGGCTGAGAGACCAGCTCGTAAAAATCATCGAAAGCGCGCCGGACATGGAGTGCAGCGGCGCCTTTGGCTCCGCGGAAGAGGCCATCCCTCATTTCGGAAAGCATTCTCCCGATGTGATCCTCATGGACATCAAACTGCCACAAATGTCCGGCATTGAATGTCTGATCATGGTGAAAAAATTCACTCCTTCGGTACAGGTGATCATGGTTACCGTCTATAAAGACAGCGAACGGATTTTTCAGGCGTTAAAGGCTGGCGCCAACGGTTACCTGATCAAGTCCGCCCCGCCCGAACAGATGATCGCTGCCATTCGTGATGTCTCCACTGGAAGCGCCCCCTTGTCCGGTCCGATTGCGCTCAGGGTCGTGGAACATTTTCACAAAATGGGACCCGCTCCAAAGGAAGCGGATAATTTATCGAATCGCGAGCGCCAAGTGCTTGATTTGCTGGCGATGGGTTTCACCTATAAAGAAATCGGCGCCAAGCTGAACATCGAAGCCGAAACCGTGCGTGGTTACGTGAAACGAATCTGCCAGAAATTGCATGTGCGAAGCCGCCTCGAAGCGGTGGCCAAACATTGCTGAGAAAAATCGCCTGCCCGAAACTGCGGGTGATCCAAATTATAGTCTTTCTTAAAGAGCTACTATTTCCTCAAAAAAAGCGGGCGGGAGTTCGTGAAAACTCCCGCCCGTTGTTCTATCTATTTTATTGAACCTTTACTTTGAAATACATCTGCGGCCCATTGGTGGTATTAACCATAAAGGGTGATGAAGCTAAGGAATTAGTGGTCCACGGCCCGAGAACATTGGTGGACTCAAGCAGGATTCCTTGCGGCCAGGTGATGGTCAGGTTGTTCCCGCCCGTGAGGGTGGCGCTTACAGTGACCGACGGTGCAGCGGCATCGCGCATGACCAAGGCATTGATATTCCCGTTGCCGGTGGTTAGATTTTCGATGATGGTTTTGGTAGTGTTAGTTGCGGTGAATGTTCCAATCACATAGACATCATCACCCATGGCGAACGTCGCTGACACCACGCTGGTGTTGTCCCCGTCTTCATAAGCGGCGGTTCTGGTGGAAGCACCACCGAGGCGATCATCCAGGCCGAAGAGTTGCACCGTGTAGGCCTGGCCGACGGTCAGGTTTTGTAAAACAATCATGTGCGGCCCGGCGTCAACTTCCGCTTGATCGAGGGCTGCATTGAAGTTTTTGTTTCCGGTATCGCCGCCAAAAAATGCGGGACCGGTCAATGAAACCGCGCCTGTGGTCGTCGCCACTGACCCGTCGGAGGTGAAGTTTATCATACTGCCGTTTCCTAATGTCACCGTCTCGGCCGTGCCACCGAAAACCGCCGCTCCGACTACCGTGCCTGGCAATTCAAGCGTGGCATCGGCCGTCGTCAAATGCACGGGTGCCGCCCAATTCAGCAGGCCCACCGGGCTCAACACCGTGAGGGTGGCGCTGACGCTGGTAGTCCCGACCGGGTTCTTGACCAATAACGTATAAGTGCCCGCATCATTGGAAGTCGGACTTGCGATCGTTATGCTGAGGTTGGTCGCGTTAGGAATGTTGTTGCTATTATGCTGCCATTGGAAGGTAAACGGAGAGGTACCGTCTATACCGCTGGCACTGAAGGTCACGGAATGTCCCGGCAAAACCTGCTGAGACTGCGGCGGCACAGTGATAGACGCCACCACTGGGCCTAGACCAGCGGCTTTGCTGAACAACGCCAGAATCTGGTCACCACTCATGGCGGTGTTATAGACTGCTACATCGTCAATATCTCCGCCGAATGTGCGATTGAATGCCAC
The Verrucomicrobiia bacterium genome window above contains:
- a CDS encoding response regulator transcription factor, producing the protein MKKQIAVVEDDWGLRDQLVKIIESAPDMECSGAFGSAEEAIPHFGKHSPDVILMDIKLPQMSGIECLIMVKKFTPSVQVIMVTVYKDSERIFQALKAGANGYLIKSAPPEQMIAAIRDVSTGSAPLSGPIALRVVEHFHKMGPAPKEADNLSNRERQVLDLLAMGFTYKEIGAKLNIEAETVRGYVKRICQKLHVRSRLEAVAKHC
- a CDS encoding sensor histidine kinase, whose translation is MELFCRGVVTSANGYGDGKPAMDARLTFRYFRGSRSKRLDLLSTVLITLLMLAAPLLEARASRSTPTATNLVEIQSVTVKDTPVSITAAKQKPVRLPPFAEDVTFNFGFITSASRPPTRLSCKLEGFDNNWDLGGGEMYVVIRFYNKTGDMVAATQFQSRRDSAGWHNNFDTSTLTHRRETVVVPPDASRLLFVVTSAGPQSTEGVYVLTDLNISEASLDGSSKVLLQFPNDKLRYGGMSNSPDAGWIRDGTTPRMAKIVEFGQSPTTKALALMDDDPRGHAEWHNNLEQAPTVTPGDRILMEWNEMFSIGESGMHIANYPQLPPGNYLFRVREVNLMELPTGVETSLAIIVPVPYWKTTWFWIIAFLAIITLIMGAWRYFILIGTQRDMLRLEKQRLLEHERVRIARDIHDDLGARVTKISLVSALARDNSDDAKRVRGDLEQITQMSRDLITALYETVWAVDPDNDNLKELGNYIFQMVNDMCEGAEFCCRFHIGDLSREIGVSSQVRHNLCMAVKEAVNNVIKHAQATEVTVRISYKDTRLTVSVQDNGRGFDVASTVSGHGLQNIKGRLGEITGDSRIESQPGQGTTIWIYVEVAQCQWSS